The Clostridiales bacterium DNA window CAGCGCTTCATGCTCAATTATCTGCATTATACCTATTTTTATTTTGCCTTTTTTATCTGAAATCGACTTATTTGATTGACCTGATACGTTCTTTGAACAACCTGAAAGCAATACTGAAATAATCAATAAAATCATAATTAGAATTGATAAAGATTTTTTTGCTACCATACTACCATCCTCCATAATATTTTATGTTAAATTTTACAGTGCTCTTAGAAAAAAGAGCCTTCATTAGAAAAATTATAATAGAAACTCCCTACCATACTACCATACTGCGATATGCCAACTTCAAGTGTTTTATGTATATTAGCTAAAATTATACGCACACCTGAAATATTTGTCAATATAGTCGAGCAAAGTTGCAATTTTAAAATAACTCAGATTATATTATCATATATCAGGTATAGAGCGATGACCAAGCCCGATTACCACCTCATTTAAATGCAACAACCCTATACTCATGAATATGCAAACTGCAAGGTGTTCGCCACATCTGGCGATCCCTATTTTTCCTCCGACATTCAAACCGTTTGCCTTTAGCGCAACCTGCATGATAGCTTCCCTTGCAGCCCCGGCCACAGCGCCGTCATGCACATGGCAATCTTTTATGACCCCGGTCCTTTTAGATGCCACAAGAGCCCTTTCTATTATCTTGGGTATCGATTCTATAAGGTTGCCCCCGACATCAACCGCTGTTGTAAGTATTCCCTCTGCCCTGTAATCTTTAATAAGCTTCTCTTCCCCTTCTCTGGTCGATATAGCCATCGCTATTGCCGCCTTGGCAACATCAGTGCTATCATATTTCATAACTTCACCCCCATTTTACATATTATTATACCATATAATCTTTATCTCCAAACGCGGCACAGGAGCGGTCAAATATTTATACCGCTCCTGTGCCGCCTGCAAAAAATGTATCAAGTACATATTTTATATTCGAAGAATATTATTTCAATCGCCAAGCTTACAATTTTTAGAGTCTATAAACGCATGTTCACGCCATAAAGTCATGTGTAAATCCGCATTTATTATATCGTTTTGAAACCCACCTTTTGCAAGAACTTCAGAAATGCTTCCCTTCCCGTGTTATCTCTTTTAAACACCCCTGCATCTGCCAAAACCCTTGAGAATATACCGGCGACCTGCTTTTTTATATATTCTTTTGCATCAGACGGCTTTAAGAGCGTGCCACGTTCCCGTATCATATCTTCTATCCACGGTACATGCTTATATAAAGCGTCATTTTCATCATACATGCCATGCACATATTTTGTTTTTCCTGTCAATATGTTTTCTATATCTTTAAGTTCAGTATTCAACCTTCCCGGAAGCACGGCAAGCCCCATGACTTCTATTAGCCCTATATTTTCCTTCTTTATATGATGAAGCTCATTATGGGGATGAAATATCCCGAGAGGATACTCAGGTGATGTTCTGTTATTTCTGAAAACAAAGTCCATCTCAAACTTTCCGCTTTTATTCTTTCGTGCGATAGGCGTTATTGTATTGTGAGGAATTCCGTCCGTATAAGCTAATATGCCGACGCTCTCATCGCTGTATTCTCTCCATTTTTCCAATATCCGTGATGAAATGTTTATTATATCATCTTTATTCCCCGAAAGCCTTAACGTAGACATGGGCCATTTTACTATGCCGGCATTGATAGAGGGATATGAAGGATTTTTAAGCTTTATTTCGGTCTCAGCCACTTCCATCGGGAAAACATGCCGTCCGCCCTGAAAATGCTCATGATTCAATATGGAACCGCCAACGATGGGAAGATCGGCATTTGAGCCTATGAAATAATGAGGGAATATCTCAACGAAATCGAGGAGCCTCTTGAAAGTCTTCCCGGATATCTTCATCGGGACATGCTTTTCATAAAACACGATGCAGTGTTCATTATAGTATACATATGGGGAATACTGAAAATACCACTGTTCACCATTTAATGTTACCGGTATCACCCTGTGGTTTTGCCTTGCAGGATGTCCGATGTTTCCCGCATAACCTACGTTCTCCAGGCACAGCAGGCATTTGGGGTAGCTTGTTTGGGACATTTTTCTCGCTGCAGCTATATCCCTCGGATCCTTTTCAGGCTTGGATAAGTTTATAGTGATCTCCAGATCACCATATTCCGTGCCGGAGCGATAATAAATGTTCTTTTGTATCCTGTCCATCCTTATATAATTGGAATGTATGGAAAAATCATAAAAGCCATCGGTCGCCGCCTTTATGCCTCTTTGCCCTTTAATGTCATTGAACTTATCGATTATTTCCGACTGTCTTGGAGTCATGCACCCCATTATTCTCGTGTCGAATAAATCCCTCCATGTTACGGTATCATCGGGTATTATTTTATTTTCCGCAGCATAATCCGTAAGTTTGTTTAGAATTTCAGCCGGATACTCGGGAACATCATATTCAAATTCACCATCATACGGTTCCTTTATTTTCAAAAGGTCCAGCAGTCCATTCCTTACAGGGATCATATCATCTCTATATATCAAACCGTGAAATATGCCATACTTGAGCAACTTTTCAATTTCTTTTGCAGCATCAATGCTATTCACTATTGTTCCAACTCCTTTAATTATTCGATTTCTCTTGCTCCATCGCCTATTTCGGCTATATAAAAATCAGCTGTAAGGCCGGTTTCCCTTTTATAATTTTCTCCAACCTTTTCTTTGAATTCATCCACAGCGTCTTCCTTTATGATTGTCACCGTACATCCTCCAAACCCGGCTCCTGTCATGCGCGAACCTGCTACACCATGGATCTTCCATGCCTCCTTGGCGAGTGAATCCAGTTCCGGCCCTGTGACTTCATATAAATCCCTTAAGGATATATGAGATTCATTCATAAGCTTTCCAAATCCTAAAATGTCCCCTCCTTCCAATTTGCTGACGGCATCGGTTGTCCTTTTTATTTCATAGATGACATGCTCGGCTCTTTTTTCAACAACATTATCTTCGATAAGGTATTTATACTTTTCAAACGTCCGTACGTCTATA harbors:
- a CDS encoding HutP family protein, giving the protein MKYDSTDVAKAAIAMAISTREGEEKLIKDYRAEGILTTAVDVGGNLIESIPKIIERALVASKRTGVIKDCHVHDGAVAGAAREAIMQVALKANGLNVGGKIGIARCGEHLAVCIFMSIGLLHLNEVVIGLGHRSIPDI
- a CDS encoding UDP-glucose--hexose-1-phosphate uridylyltransferase, producing MNSIDAAKEIEKLLKYGIFHGLIYRDDMIPVRNGLLDLLKIKEPYDGEFEYDVPEYPAEILNKLTDYAAENKIIPDDTVTWRDLFDTRIMGCMTPRQSEIIDKFNDIKGQRGIKAATDGFYDFSIHSNYIRMDRIQKNIYYRSGTEYGDLEITINLSKPEKDPRDIAAARKMSQTSYPKCLLCLENVGYAGNIGHPARQNHRVIPVTLNGEQWYFQYSPYVYYNEHCIVFYEKHVPMKISGKTFKRLLDFVEIFPHYFIGSNADLPIVGGSILNHEHFQGGRHVFPMEVAETEIKLKNPSYPSINAGIVKWPMSTLRLSGNKDDIINISSRILEKWREYSDESVGILAYTDGIPHNTITPIARKNKSGKFEMDFVFRNNRTSPEYPLGIFHPHNELHHIKKENIGLIEVMGLAVLPGRLNTELKDIENILTGKTKYVHGMYDENDALYKHVPWIEDMIRERGTLLKPSDAKEYIKKQVAGIFSRVLADAGVFKRDNTGREAFLKFLQKVGFKTI